The genome window GAGCTAACGCAACCCCAGCAATGCGAACACACCTTTCTTAAATTCCTCCAGCATGGAATCCAACTTGGTGTCGTGGAACACAAAGTGGACGGGGTGGTTATAAAACTTGGTGATAGTCTTCAGAGTCGTGCAGTCATCTGGATCCACAAAGGCCAAGTCCTTCACATACAGGACGTCCACGATATTAGTGCGCTCTTCCTCGTACACCGGGATGCGCGTGTACCCGCTCTCCATGATCTCCAACATGGTGTTGAAGTCCAACACGGCATCGCTGTGAATCATGAAACAGTTCGAAAGCGGCGTCATGACATCCTCGACCGTTTTGGTCCTGAGCTCCAGTGCACCCTGGATCATATTCAGCTCCTCTTTGACCAGGTCGTTATACGGCTCAGTGACCTTCAACATCCCTAAAAACTTCTCCCGGTTGTACACGGTGCCGATCTCCTGACCTAAAACGAAATCCAGGAGCTTGCTGATGGGATAGGAGAGCGGGAAGGTGATCAGCATGAAGAATTTGGTGACCAGGATGGTGTTGGCACCGACCGCCAGGCCATGGCGAGAACACAGAGCTTGAGGAACGATCTCACCGAATATGACAATGCCGACGGTGGAAGCGATTACAGCTCCGATGCCTGAACCTATGAGATCGTCCAGAAGGATGGTGAGAGTCGTGTTGACCAACACGTTCCCAAGAAGGAGCGAGCACAACAGGTAGTTACCTTTCCTTCGGATGGGCTCGATCTTACGTGCATACTTCTTCTCCTTGTCAGTGCCACAGCTCTGGACGATGCGCAACTCCATGGGATCCAGAGCCATCAGACCCAGGTTGAGACCGCTGAACATGCCAGACAGCACCAGAAGGCAGAAGATCACGATCACCTGAAGCCACAGAGGAAGCAGGGACTTCTTCTCCTCTACCACACGGATCCTACCATCATTCTCTCCCAGCAGGTACCACCTCGCGTCTTGGTCGTTCCTGATGCACAGCGCGTAATCCTTCTGCACCTCACTTTTCCTCAACAGCTTGGTCTTCATCTTCAATACCCCTGAGGTCCCCTGACTGTTCACGGTCACGCCGCTTTCAATAATGATGTCTTTGGTGAAATCAGCGCAAGTCCTGTTAAACCTCTCACTGCTCTGAGAGTCATCGCTGTTGTCCCCGACCTCCACGAACCTCACCTGCGACCAGGTGTCATTGGTGATGTGCAGTCCGTACAACCTGAGCAGGATTCTGCTGTTCTCCGTCACCTGGACGATGCCGTCATCGGTGGTCGCCGCGGGCTTGTCGCTTCTCTCCAAGCGCATGCCGAAGATACTGCTCTCGTTCTCGGTCTCGCTCACTCCGGGCCACAGCAACAGAATAAAACTCAGCGTAATCCCCTTTCCTCCGTACCATCCTGTCGCCATGTTTGTTATGCGCTCTCTCTGGGAGCTCACGCTCTGACGTCACCTACTCATTTCGCCACTCCCCGCCCCGTAATTATCATAACACCAATCAGCGTTTCTTACGTCACCTCGTAGAACAGGACGAGCCTCTCTTCGGCTTGTTTTTTTAAGGTGGACTGAATGGTTGCTCTGCTTTTAAGGTAGACTTGaagattatatttaatttagatTATATGGTTCAGTTTGCAGGTCATCTTAAAATACCTtacatgtttactttttttttgacataatgCATTTACTACATGTTTGGgtgttttcagtcctttattTAACACAACATGATGTATGTATTTGCTTGAATGTTCTCTTTTATCATAATATTGGCTCCCTCTTGTGTTTGGCAACGGGGAAATCTGCATAACGAAAATCTTCATGTAGTTGCAGTGAATATTCGCCAGAGGGCGCCAGCTGCTTATTCATTCATCTGCTCATCATCTTGTGCATTAGGTTACAGTGTAACCTAGTGTAACCGTTACACTATAGaatggcgcagggatgacgtcatttagAAGCGCCAAAACCGGAGACGAGgtagcattttagcccttccTGGACACTGCACCAGCTGCAATACACAAGAGAGGGtaaacacattctgttagactgcaaacGATATGAGAAGGAAAGAACGGAGCTAGAGATGCAAATTGGAAAGCAAAACATGACACCAAAGAACTTCCTGGGAAAATATTTGGGAAAATGCACCGTCTCTAATAAagtatctaaaaaaaatacCTGGATAAGTGACAGACTTTAGTAATTTAGTATGACTacatagttatttatttttgtttatttatgtattattgttggtattattattatttttttttaatcctgtcaatctgctgcccacactccagtccagtaggtggcggtaatgcgcATTAAGTTGGGttgccaaccgccattaaaacaaaaagaagaagaagaagaagcagcttTTAGCCCTTTCAGTTCTATCGCCCGTAATCAAAAAATATCATAATGGACAAAacatgttagtattgtaaacttttgttagTCACAGGCCTTTATTTTATACGATAACtcaaaagcctatgggaaaatcctattgggtttttgtcgaaaCCCAATAATAACTCATTgctatttgtattgttttgaGAAAGTTGGTGCAAAAATATTCCTTTAGGAACAATAAAAGTTTTTGTAATCgttttttaaaacttattttatCTTATACTATCATATGTTTTTATCCTAACATCTCCGTATTCTTCtcattattatctatatattttaagtaaatcATTGTTATATGTGTATACAAATTATTGTCACAATATTTTTGGGATcacttttcttcctcttcttatcATCATCATGAATTATGGGTCTATGTCTAGTCATCCTTTTACAAATTCCCATCCAAACAGTCAGTCAGCTCAGCTCCTTTATATTGTGACTATAACCTTTTTTGTGATTCAAAAGGGAAACACAGAGACTCACATTGCCATAACTGATCTATCACTTTAATCAGCTAATTACTCAAACATAATTAAGGCAGTTTATGAGTGAACAACAATGAAACAGACGAAAAGGCACTGATATAAGTTTACTGGTCAGATTACTCAAGCAATTCATCCAGTTAAAGTCTATTAACAAAAACTCGTTTACAAATAAGCATTCTCATTATATGCAGGTAATGACAATAACTGACACCTGAGATCAAACAAAACATCACTTCtacaaataatttaattacaaattaGAACAGCCATATACAGAgaacattcattaattaattaaacatgcaataaataaatttttcttAAACGACAGCTGAATGCACAAGTTTGCATCATCCATGGTTTCTAGATAAAAAAGGAATACGGACcactcttttgtgttttttctcccaaaaaaaatccaactccaaaactaaataaaatgtctcTGTCTTAAAACAATGGCAACAtataaaacaaaaggaaaaattgtaacaaatttttaaatgaaaatacatacaaattaCAAACTATTGGGggatatatgtgtatgtgtgtgtatatgtatgtatttatatatataattttatttttaataggaTGCAGACCTTTAAActgacatctttttttaattttcctatTCACATGCACTAGTTTACAATTTTTGTTACCTGGAATGATGAAGGAATCTCTAAAACCTAACTGGCTAAATGCCTTGCAGTTATAATCAGCATTCACTTGTCTTCATTTTGTCATAAGaatatgcaaacttttgcactcaactatATACTCTGTATAGGTGATTATGATATAATAAATCTTCAGTAAGGTATTATTAAAATAGTTTATACAAAcaaatttacaataaaatgttttcaaCAGCAGTAATTAAGATTCCTTTTGGAGAGGTTAGAAATGAAACGATTAAAGCTGCACACTGTTAAGGAACGAATCGTCTAAAGCtgtaaaattataaataatcagaccaaaaaaaaaaaaaaaaaattaaaatctaaaTCTAGTGATTGACAATAAGTATAAAGTTTTCTCTGAATCCATGTTATTTAGactcttctttttattttatttatttattttcttatttttattatttcagcgtctttttaaataaacatttttaagctTGGGCAGCATGGTAGTTCAGCGGGTAGTGTTATCGCCTCATGGCTCTAGGCTCTTAGCGCGATCCTTACTGTAGCTCAGGTTGCTATCTGTGTAGAGTTTcccatgttcttcccatgtccACCTAAGGTATTTTTCGCCAGGTTCTACGGGTTTccacccacctcccaaaaacatgccagtatttGCATTGGTTAAACACTAAACTGCTCCTAgtatgagcatgtgtgtgtacttcGCCCAAGATTCCCATGATAGGCTCTGAATTCACCGCAACCCTGACCTGggtaaagcacttactgaagatgaatggtttttttttttttttttaactggatatatatatgattattatttattattaacacaaATACAATGGAAGTATATGATTATCATCTCTATCAAAATAGATAGTTATATAtaaagtactgtgcaaaagtctgcaAAGAAATGCTCTATAGCAAATatgcctttaaaaataataaaactaaacattactacattaaaaaaatactataaagcaCAGTACACAGTAATAAACTAAGTCAATATTTGGCATGATAactctttgctttaaaaaaaaaatactggtagtctcaggtacaatttgtgcagttttataaggaaattagcttttgcacaatactgtatcATCCATAAGTAATAACACTAAGTGCTTGCGCTTCCTTACATATATTCGTGTAAGTCTTAAGTTAACTGGCTCTTGGTAAAGTACCAAAGCAAAGCATTCAGACACCAAACACGAAACTGACATGAGCTAGATTCTGTTGGAAAAGGTAAATGTTGAAGGAAACTTAATACTATGTATTAATACTATGGGTTGTGCAGCTATTCCCTTAAACTAGGTTCCAATGAATTGACATCGTCTTCAGCAAAGACCTCACTGTTCTCTTCCCATGAGCAGCATTTTTACAGAACAATAATTACAGTtccaaaacctttttttctggAAAATACTGTGCATGAGACAGGCCATTTCAAGTACTGGTTGCTCTGCCGGACAGTCTCTAAACAGGCAGGTAGAGAATCACACCTCACTGATCACTCGGGACATCCCGTCCGGGCGTCCTGCTCGTCTCAGGCTGTGATTGGCTGTCGTTGCTGAGCAAGAGGACTTCCACAGAGAAGCTGACTTTTTTGGACTGGAAGATGCTGTAGGTGTTGTCAAATCGTAGCACGTctgtaaagaaaatatattaaaattgaTAAATACATGTTTAATTCAATTACATTAGCAACAGAATGAACTGTTTAAATTCTAGATTGATTGTATCATTTGCTAAACATTCGTTTTTTTCCcttaaccttaaaaaaaaaaaacattctgcagAAACACAGCCATAAATCTGAGCAGcctaaaatgaaagaaaaaagttaacAAAACACAAATGTCATTACAAAAGTAAGTATTTATATCtgaagaatttttttaattgttatcaTTGTTAACATTGTTATAAAGTACAGTTGTAATAttaattagaaataaaataattaattgtaattaatattaattgtaaTATTAATTAAACAACTGACTCCAAAACTGGACTTCACACTTATACTGGAGTTTTCATCCTTTCTATGAATGTATATAATAGGGACAAAACACATTTCTTTGTGTCACTTCTCCCTTGTGTTGATAGCACAGTTCTCTCATTCTTGTTTACTAGCGCTTATTATTTGAGTGTTAAGCTCATGTCTCCGATTACAactgtattaaataataaataaataaaaaagtgtggTTGTTTGTGGTTGTTTATGATGTTTCAATGACAAAAACCCAGCATCCCTCATTTCAACATACCCTTTCCACTTGCTACTATAAAGATGAAAGGTGAGCGAGAAATAATCAGTATATAAAATTACATGTGTCTTGTTACTGCTGACAATCCCAGGCTGGACACACTGCTATAACttgattttaaataaaggttaaaaCTGTAATATAGTAACAACCTACATCTTCCGAGCACAAATATGAGAAGAGAATATTTCAATATCCACTTATTTCTACAAGGTTAGTCTGAGGTAAAAATTAACATAATAATACGCAGTGAAAAAGCTTTTGTTATCCTC of Ictalurus punctatus breed USDA103 chromosome 22, Coco_2.0, whole genome shotgun sequence contains these proteins:
- the LOC108255520 gene encoding metal transporter CNNM4 isoform X2 yields the protein MATGWYGGKGITLSFILLLWPGVSETENESSIFGMRLERSDKPAATTDDGIVQVTENSRILLRLYGLHITNDTWSQVRFVEVGDNSDDSQSSERFNRTCADFTKDIIIESGVTVNSQGTSGVLKMKTKLLRKSEVQKDYALCIRNDQDARWYLLGENDGRIRVVEEKKSLLPLWLQVIVIFCLLVLSGMFSGLNLGLMALDPMELRIVQSCGTDKEKKYARKIEPIRRKGNYLLCSLLLGNVLVNTTLTILLDDLIGSGIGAVIASTVGIVIFGEIVPQALCSRHGLAVGANTILVTKFFMLITFPLSYPISKLLDFVLGQEIGTVYNREKFLGMLKVTEPYNDLVKEELNMIQGALELRTKTVEDVMTPLSNCFMIHSDAVLDFNTMLEIMESGYTRIPVYEEERTNIVDVLYVKDLAFVDPDDCTTLKTITKFYNHPVHFVFHDTKLDSMLEEFKKGKSHLAIVQKVNNEGEGDPFYEVLGLVTLEDVIEEIIKSEILDESDLYTDNRNRKKVAPNKNKRDFSAFKHESESQVKISPQLLLAAHRFLATEVNLFSQSQISEKVLLRILRHPDVIEEIKFNENDKRSPHHYVYQRGKAVDYFILILQGRVEVEAGNENMKFETGPFSYYGVMALNATLGKVTRPCHLSLMRCPIFSRIPEFRSPSHISGLNRSTSLNCTDRSESQSISGSNTQLNSSPSMQYIPDFNVRALTDLQIVKITRSQYQNGLMASQLDNSPQSPDSGQMRVENSMPAVSQSPSDNTLTLPMTDTLPDEHTSLLNEQNCLPTRQANHSEI
- the LOC108255520 gene encoding metal transporter CNNM4 isoform X1; translation: MATGWYGGKGITLSFILLLWPGVSETENESSIFGMRLERSDKPAATTDDGIVQVTENSRILLRLYGLHITNDTWSQVRFVEVGDNSDDSQSSERFNRTCADFTKDIIIESGVTVNSQGTSGVLKMKTKLLRKSEVQKDYALCIRNDQDARWYLLGENDGRIRVVEEKKSLLPLWLQVIVIFCLLVLSGMFSGLNLGLMALDPMELRIVQSCGTDKEKKYARKIEPIRRKGNYLLCSLLLGNVLVNTTLTILLDDLIGSGIGAVIASTVGIVIFGEIVPQALCSRHGLAVGANTILVTKFFMLITFPLSYPISKLLDFVLGQEIGTVYNREKFLGMLKVTEPYNDLVKEELNMIQGALELRTKTVEDVMTPLSNCFMIHSDAVLDFNTMLEIMESGYTRIPVYEEERTNIVDVLYVKDLAFVDPDDCTTLKTITKFYNHPVHFVFHDTKLDSMLEEFKKGKSHLAIVQKVNNEGEGDPFYEVLGLVTLEDVIEEIIKSEILDESDLYTDNRNRKKVAPNKNKRDFSAFKHESESQVKISPQLLLAAHRFLATEVNLFSQSQISEKVLLRILRHPDVIEEIKFNENDKRSPHHYVYQRGKAVDYFILILQGRVEVEAGNENMKFETGPFSYYGVMALNATLEFRSPSHISGLNRSTSLNCTDRSESQSISGSNTQLNSSPSMQYIPDFNVRALTDLQIVKITRSQYQNGLMASQLDNSPQSPDSGQMRVENSMPAVSQSPSDNTLTLPMTDTLPDEHTSLLNEQNCLPTRQANHSEI